In Salinibaculum sp. SYNS191, the genomic window CCCGCTTGTTTCGAGAGCGAGGAGAACGTCGGTGCGGGCGACTGAGCCGCGGCGCGCGGGACTGACACACGGCCGGCCCGTGTCACAACCGTCAAGCCCCCGCGGACCCAATCGAAGACCGTGACGCAGTGGGTCGAGAATACGGGCCAGGGACGTGACCGCGGCCCTGTCGCGCTCGGGCTGGCGTGGGTCGAGGTACTCGTCCGGCCCCGGCAGTTCTTCGCTCGCCGGATTGCACCGGGCGACCAGGCACCGGGGCTGACGTTCGCGGCCGTCGTCGTCTTCGTGGCGGAACTGACGCGCATCGCCACCGTCTCCGGCGCCTATCCGGTCGTCGCGGGCCAGCCACTCGCCTCCGCGGCGCTGTGGCTGCTGGCGACAGTCGTCCTGGTCATGCCAGCCGGCATCCACCTGACGGCCGCCCTCCAGACCGTGGTCCTCATCGGGACCGTCGAGGAGCGCGCCGGCGTCAGCGAGACGGTCCAGGTCATCTGCTACGCGCTCGCGCCGCTGGCGCTGCTTGGGGTGCCCAGCATCTGGCTCCAGGCCGCCGTCGGCCTCTGGAGCCTGGGCCTGATGGTGCTCGGGATGGCCGTCGTCCACGACATCTCGCTGCCGCGGGCGGTGGGCGTGGCCGGCGTGCCGGTCCTGTTGCTGGTCGGGTACGGGTTCGGCGTGGTCGCCGACCTGCAGACGGCCGCCGCACTGGTCGCCGGGTAGTTCGGGGAGCGGCCGCCGTCCGCGACAGGAGCGCTTTTGCCGGCAGCGTGCGCACTCCCGACCATGCTGAACCTGGACCTCGGCAAGTTCATGTTCGAACTCAAGGACGGCGCAGTCAAGCACGTCGGTGCCTCGAACAAGTCGGCGACGGTGAAACTCTACGACGTCGAGGGCGTGGAGGTCCGCACCTTCGGTGACGAGCGGGTGAAACTGGCCTTCGAGGACGACACCGGGAACGAGGTGGAGGTGGCGCTGTTCCCCG contains:
- a CDS encoding YIP1 family protein gives rise to the protein MTQWVENTGQGRDRGPVALGLAWVEVLVRPRQFFARRIAPGDQAPGLTFAAVVVFVAELTRIATVSGAYPVVAGQPLASAALWLLATVVLVMPAGIHLTAALQTVVLIGTVEERAGVSETVQVICYALAPLALLGVPSIWLQAAVGLWSLGLMVLGMAVVHDISLPRAVGVAGVPVLLLVGYGFGVVADLQTAAALVAG